The following proteins are co-located in the Nonlabens ponticola genome:
- a CDS encoding DUF3820 family protein, which produces MLDPKSLVELAWYKMPYGKYKGQFLSDIPEPYYIWYRRKGFPDGKLGRYLQTVCDMKVEGIEYLLKDIRKNTINDH; this is translated from the coding sequence TTGCTAGATCCAAAGTCGCTTGTTGAACTTGCATGGTACAAGATGCCTTATGGCAAATACAAAGGACAGTTCTTGAGCGATATTCCAGAGCCTTATTATATCTGGTATCGCCGCAAGGGATTTCCTGATGGTAAGCTAGGTAGATATCTTCAAACCGTTTGCGATATGAAAGTTGAAGGTATCGAGTACTTATTAAAGGATATAAGAAAGAATACCATCAACGATCACTGA
- the gldB gene encoding gliding motility lipoprotein GldB, which yields MSIRFFFPASVPDSIWLAKLQGRDTIHNLLMNAVNEADFKYDQLQDEVEDVMRHVKYYFPEFKETNVVTVLTEVDDDLNVVATPQYLIIGIDNYLGSDHELYAGISRYKTARMNPENIVPDVAMEYAQLFVPPAQGRTFLDQMIYHGKLLYLQEQFAPTTAASYRLGYSQEKYDFAVNSEEQVWRYFIDNDVLYSTDQQLQARFMAPGPFSKFYLEIDNQTPGAIARFIGYKIVSAYMDNNVIQLEDLISVPATTLFNDSKYKPAR from the coding sequence GTGAGTATCCGGTTTTTTTTTCCTGCATCAGTTCCCGATAGCATCTGGCTAGCAAAACTTCAAGGTCGCGACACCATCCACAATCTACTCATGAATGCCGTGAATGAGGCCGATTTTAAATACGATCAACTACAGGATGAGGTAGAAGATGTGATGCGCCATGTCAAGTATTACTTTCCAGAATTTAAAGAGACTAATGTCGTCACTGTCTTGACTGAAGTTGATGACGATCTTAATGTAGTAGCCACGCCGCAATATCTTATCATAGGTATCGATAACTATCTGGGCAGCGACCATGAACTTTATGCTGGTATAAGTAGGTACAAAACTGCTCGCATGAATCCCGAGAATATCGTACCTGATGTTGCCATGGAGTATGCACAACTATTTGTGCCACCAGCTCAAGGCCGCACATTTCTAGACCAGATGATTTATCACGGTAAGTTGCTGTACCTGCAGGAACAATTTGCGCCAACTACGGCAGCTTCATATCGATTGGGATATTCTCAAGAGAAATATGATTTTGCGGTCAATAGCGAGGAACAAGTGTGGCGATACTTCATTGATAATGATGTGTTGTACAGCACCGACCAACAGTTACAAGCTAGATTTATGGCACCTGGACCTTTTTCTAAATTTTATCTAGAAATAGATAACCAGACTCCAGGTGCGATTGCACGATTCATAGGTTACAAGATCGTATCAGCTTATATGGATAACAACGTTATACAGCTAGAAGATTTAATTAGTGTGCCAGCAACGACTTTATTCAACGATTCAAAATATAAACCAGCAAGATAG
- a CDS encoding LuxR C-terminal-related transcriptional regulator, which translates to MKSSKKFNFKGKVEDGRFLISEIQKLSPDILVLEVDLPNSNGVGVLRELRTEFPDLKVLVVSCHPEEIYAHSSIKAGANGYIAKTRSVKEVKKAFETVAAGKKFLSENIKRKESNKATSAEVLRFKTLSTREIEVLNLLSRGKRNKEIAQSLAINEKTVSTYKTRLLKKLNVDNIAELIHQSRLLQITN; encoded by the coding sequence ATGAAAAGCAGTAAGAAATTCAACTTTAAAGGTAAGGTTGAAGATGGACGTTTCTTGATATCTGAAATTCAAAAATTATCTCCAGACATTCTTGTTCTTGAAGTTGATCTACCTAACTCTAATGGAGTAGGCGTTCTAAGAGAATTGAGAACCGAGTTTCCAGATCTTAAAGTACTAGTAGTAAGCTGTCATCCAGAAGAGATTTATGCTCATTCATCCATAAAAGCTGGAGCTAACGGGTACATTGCCAAAACAAGATCAGTCAAGGAAGTGAAAAAAGCTTTTGAGACTGTTGCAGCTGGGAAGAAATTTCTATCAGAGAATATTAAAAGAAAAGAAAGCAATAAAGCCACTAGCGCTGAAGTGCTGAGATTTAAAACACTTTCTACCAGAGAGATTGAGGTCCTTAACCTACTTTCAAGAGGTAAGCGCAATAAAGAGATCGCTCAATCACTAGCCATCAATGAGAAAACTGTAAGTACTTATAAGACTCGTTTACTCAAAAAGTTGAATGTAGATAACATTGCAGAGCTGATCCACCAGTCTCGATTGTTGCAAATTACCAACTAG